GCACTGCTCAAGGGTGACTGTCCAGGGTGACACCTGGCCTCCTGCCTGGCACGTACCTTGAGATACTGGATGTCTTTAGAGCAGCTGAGCTCCGGCAGGCCTGCCGCCCGCATCAGGGCaaagaggtggaggaagaggagtccGTGGCGCCGCAGGATGGTGTAGGCTCTCTCGCAGTAGCCCCGGAACCTGCAGGGGGCAGGTAGAGGTGAGGCCATTCCCAGCCTGAGGCCAGAGGGCCTGTCTGCATCCCACGGGCACCTTCCCCCAGGGCCTGCCCTTATCCTGGAAGCAACTGCACACAAAGCCCTGGTTCCTCTAACTGCCCCGTGCCCCAGCCTGCCTCCTGCTGCTACACGACCCATGACACTTCTCCCCACATTGCCCCACGAGGGCACAGGGTTGGGGGGTTCATGCTCCAAATGCATCAGCCACCCAGGGGTGAGGGGCCAGGAgtccctgccctgcaccctgcGCCCTGGGGCCCGGGCACCCTCATCACCTTTCAAATTTCTCACTGTTGTTAGTCTTCCCCTGCTGAATCACATGGACAAAGTCATAGGTGAGGATGAAAGGGACTCGCTCACGGTTGATTCCAAACTTGGTCTTGAAATTCCCCAAAAAGTGGCCAAAATCAATGTGGAACagctgaggggagggaagggcaaaGACAAAAGGTGtcagagaggaagcagcaggGCTGAAGGCCCTGTGCCCGgggctgtgtgccaggcagaaGGGCTGGCAGGCCAGGGCAAGGAGACAGGCCAGCATGGCGCTGCCTACACTGCCCCTACCTGCCCACTCTCGCGGATCATGATGTTGTCACTGTGCCGATCGCCGATGCCCAGCACGTATGTGGCCACGCAATACCCAGCGCACGAGAGGGTGAACTCCTCGATGGCTCGATCCAGGGCCTCCCTGGGTGGGGAAGAGTGAAAACCACGGCCACACCATTTTGCAGCTCCTTCCACCACAAAGTGCAGTGTTATTTCCCCTCCCCTCAAATCTGGCCTTGGGACTCGCTTTGATCAGCGGAACACGGAGGAGCAATGCCAGGCATCACTGCAGACACTATTCCAGAGCCAAGGCCTTACCTTGCAGATCTTAAACCCGTCCCCAGCCCAGACACTGCCATggagggaagctgaggctggtCTACTAAATGAGGAGGCCACATGCAGAGAGGCACGGCTGACAGCCAGTGCCAAGGCCCCAGGCACAAGACTGGGGCCATCTGAGACCCTCCAGGCCCAGTTAAGGCACCAGGTGATAGCAGTTGCTTGATGATTCCAAGCAAGACCAGCAGAAGAACCGCTTGACTGACCCCAGGCTCAGTTTGCAGGTTTGTGAGCCAGTCATAGATGGTGGTTTTAAGGCCCTATACTTTGGGCCATGTCACCCAGCAACAGACAACAGATACTCGGGAACGGAGACTGAGCCACCCCAACCCAGACACAGGCTGGGTCCTCAGCTGAGCCAGGTAACCACAGAGACTTTCAGAGGCTCTTCCCCTCACCTTTGAGGCTAACAAGCCAGGCCCTCCCACACCACAGCTCTCTGGGAAAGGAGAGGGTGTCTCAGCCCAAAACCTACCCCGGGTTCTTGGACTTGAGCCAGTTGAGCAGGGCGTCCTTGTTGAAGGCGGCTGTGGCCGCCATGTTGCTCTTGTTCAGCTGGATGTTGGCGATGGTGTCTGAGCGAAGCACCACCTCAATGAGGCCTGTGCGGTCCCCGGTGGGGAGGCAGCCGTAGGGTGTCATCCTAGGCAAGTGGTAGGGGGAATGGGCAAATGCCACGGTCAAGGGCTATCCCTGGGGTTCCCTGACCCCCAGAAGCTCAAGACACCCAAAAGAGCCATAGGAGGTGCTGCTGCTCAAGTTGctgagaaggaggggagagatgCTGGGCTTCGAGCGAGCTCCTTGGAGACGCCAGGGCCAAAGACACAGAGAGCACCATGGCTGAGCTCATGTTCGCTCGGAGGAGAACAAGCCAGGGCGCTTGGAGGAAGATGCCACTGCTTCCCAGGATGGGCAGGAAGCCAGGGGCACCTGGGCAAAGAAAACAACCGGGCTGCTAAGCACCAGCAGTGGCCACCTCCGCCTCAGCCTGCTGCCCCCTGCCTCCCTCGCCCCTCGTTTTAAACCGCCCCTGCTCCTCCTAGAACAGCCACTTTCCCGGCTGACATGCTGTTGGCTTTGACAGTGGCCCTGCAGAAGCACAGACACGAGCGGGTGGCAGGGGAGCCCCTCACCTTAGGTCCAGCCCCTCCTGCTTCCACAGCACATCCATGAGCTGGATCATCTGCAGGGTCAGCATGTCCTGCCGGAGGTCTGTGTGCAGCCAGTGGAGAGAAAAGCCAAGTTTTAGGGGGGTTCTCCATTTGCAGTCATGCCCATGCCCCTAAGTCCTAGGACTCTGTCTCCCAGCCGGCCCTCCAGGGGCGTGCCCAGGACCCCCAGGCCCAACGGGCTCACCATCCCCGTTCTTGAAGATGATGCCCACGCAGCCGTTGCCGCCCGCCTGCTCGTTGCTGTACATGATCCACAGGGGCTTCATCTTGGAGTCCATGAACGTGCACTGCTCCACGCTGCCAGGCAGAGAGCGGGCGGTCAGCGGGGCTCCGCAGCCTCCAGAGGGTGGAGGAGCCCTCGTGGGGCCGGGTTCAGGGCTCACCAGACTTCAGCCAGCAGGGTGCTGGGGTCGAGCGGGGActgcaggtgggagagggccTCCAGGTAGGCCTCCTGGCGCATGCACACGTGCATCATCTCCTTGGTCTGGGGCTTGGTGGTCTTCTGGGAGCTCGCCTTGACGAAGTCGTTCAGGGCCTTCAGTTTGCTCAGTGCTTCCCCctggtggggagacaggagggcgGCAGTGGGCAGGCCCCGAGCCTTGGCGGGCCCTGGAGGTCCTGAAGGGACCCcggcctgcccctgcccaccgGGCCAAGCCTCACCTGCTTCATCAGCACCTTCATGTGGTGGGTGCTGCCCCTGCAGTAGGCCTCCAGGATGAGACCGAAGCGCAACGCCACCGACGGCACGTGCATCTCAGagctggaggggacagggagggctgaGCCTTGCCAGGCAGGGCCACGCGGCCCTCCCGCCTGGCGGGACCTGGGAGGCCAGGACACCCGGGCCTGCTGGAAAGGTGAAGTCAGCAGGCCAGAGGCCCCTCATCCCCCGCAGCCTCCCAGGGAGACGCGGGGCTGGGATTCCCACGGAACTGGCCAGGGCGGGTCCACTACCGGAGGTGCCAGAAGAGGAAGTGGCCGATCCTGCGGTTGGCCAGGGCCCGGTCCAGCAAGAACCTGGTCAGCTCGCAGTCCAGGTAGGACTCGTACTTGAGCACCTGCACCAGCTGCAGCAGGTACTGGAACAGCTCGTCGTCGCTGCGGGGAAGGAGGGCTGCTGGGGCCTGGCGCTTCCCGACTCGGGTCGGGGTCAGCAGCTGGCGGGCgacagggtgggagggaggccagCTCCCCCCTGAGCAGGCACGCCGGTGAAGTTCGGTCCCCACTGAGCCCACTTCCAGACAGTCGGGGCAAAGCTGCCTCCCAAGGGGCAGGGACCCGTCGGCCCCAGCACCCAGCTTGGACTCACGTCAGTTTCCGCAGGGACTTGATGGCGAAGGAGCCCACGTGGCAGTCAGGGAAGCTGAAGTCCAGCAGCTCCAGGGCACTCAGGACCGGCAGCTCAGGCCAGGAGCACAGCAGGTAGAGCATCTGGGGAGGCCCAGTGGtcagggtggtggtgggtggCGCTGCCAGTctgaccccagctctgcccccaggtgcccctccccccacctgggCCACATCCTCGTGCTTGTTCCACTTGGTGACCAGCAGCAACCGGGCCAGTGCCTCCGGGAAGTGTTCCTGGACCTCGTGCCGCAGCTTCCACACCAGGTCCTTCTCGTGCTCGTACAGCTCCCCGGAGCCCCGCCGCTCCAGGATCTCCCGCAGCTGCAGTTGCTGAGGGCGCAGGCAGGTGAGGGCCCCGGCGCCACCCCCCGCCACCCCACACCCCGGCCCTCGCCCCAGCTCACCTCCTCCTCGGTGACGCGTCCGCATTCGCTGTGCCGCCCCAGCTCCAGGATCTGCAACAAGCAGCCGTGCTCAGGGGCCCCCCAGGGCCTGAGCCAGCCCTGCCAGGGACCCTGGACGGGATGCCACCACCTCGGCACCACTGCCAGGTCACTCTTAGTGGTGGGGACTGTCCCGTGCGCTGTAGGGCACTTAGTAGCACAGCAGCCCAGCAGCCCACCCTCGACCCACAGCGTGCCAAGGGCATCCCTCCCACTAGCTGTAACAACCAAAAGTGTCATCAGACATTGCCCAGTGTCCCCTTGCAGGCAAGATGGCCCTTGGGAAGGGCCCAGATGTGCACGCTGACCCAGCCCCCGGCCGTGGGGACTCCTGGAGCAGCTGGGGGTCCGCCCTCTGCTGAGCTGCAGAAGCAGGGCCAGGGAAGCTCCTCGGTAGCCCCTCAGCCTCTGGCGGGGGACCCGGACCTCAGCGGGCAGGGGTGACACTGACCTTCTCCAGGGCGGGGTAGTACACAGGGTGGGGGGCCACCTCGGGCAGGCAGATGACCAAGGCCGCGGCGCTCTCCGTGTTGGGGTTGCCGCGCACAGTCCCCGTGGGGTTCAGCAGCTCCCCTTTCTCATCTGAACACAGGGACAGATGGCATCGTATAGGAAAGGCCACCATCTCTGGGACCCCCATGTGCCCAAAGCTGTTCCCCCCTGGGACGACCTGGGACAGAGGGCCACATGTAGAGGCAGCGCTCCCCGGTCTTGAGCTGGTCCTTGTAGTCAAACAGCATGAGGTTGGCCCAGGCGATGGGGCAGTcctgggaagggacagagggCAGGTCAGGGCCAGCCACTCGCACGTGCTCATCTGCAGAGGGGGCCGGCCTCCAGGCCAACCCCCTTCCCTCCCAGACccctggagggaggagagaagaccAGAGTCCACCCAAGGTCTCTTGCTCAGACCCAGGAAggccctgctggggagggggaggatccactgtttcttctttcctcctgggGTCCGAGGAGCGAGGCTAGAGGTGCTCCCTTCTGCTCCCGCCCTCATCCCCAGCATGGCTTCTTGAGAAACCCCCGAACAAGCCACACCAGCCCCAGGGGCCGGTGCAGCTCAGCAATGAGTGAGTCAGCTCGGCAGAGGGCGGTCACATCCTGGGCCCGTGACTCAGCGCTCAGCCCAGCCGCTGACTCAGGCCTTTCTGCTTCCGGTGAGGAGGGGGCCTTCGTCTCCACCCCAGGGAGCTGCCTCCAGGTTCCTGCAAGGCCAGAGGCCCAGGCCAGATATTCCGAGTCAGCctgctgtcacccaggcagggcaggtggccaGACTGGGACAGACGGGGAGGCAGAGGCCCTCCTGGGCCCCTGTGTGGTCTCTGGGAAGTGGGATTGCAAGTCGCCCCTGGGCTTGGGGACCAACTAGGCCCAGCCAGGGGCTGCTCTGGCTCTCTGAGGCCTGCACCCCTCCTGGCTCGCCCTCGGACCTACCGCCTTCTTGGACTTCTTCTTGGTGGAACGAGCCTTCTTGGCCTTCTCGATCACGGCGTAGAGGGCAAAGCAGAGACGGGCCATGCGTGGCAGGTCGCAGATGTTGATGTCGAACTCCAGCCGCTGCTTCCACACGGGCTCCGAGCACACGCTCACCTCCGAGCTGGACACCGTCTTGCACAGCATCTCGTTGCCGTGGAAGAGCCCGGCCTGCACCACCAGCTGCGGGAGGGCGCCCGGCGCAGGGTGAGGGTGGCACCCTGCTCCCCACCGGGCTCCTCCCGCCCCCACTAAAGGTTCAAGTCTCCTTCTTAAATGGCCTCCTTTTCACATGGGTCTGAATCCCACTGCCCACGGGGAAGAGGGGGCCCAGCAGAGGGCGGTCTGAGCGGGACAAGCAGCCATGGGTTGAGGGGGGCACTGTGGGCTGTGCATGGGCACCCCAGTCTCAGCTCCCCCGACTCTGGGGGACCTCAGGGAACATCCATGCCCCTTTCCccctctggggctcagtttccccatcagcaGGAATTCCAGGGGCCCTTCTAGCTCTGACAGTGTAGGGCTCCCCGTACTTCTTGACGTCTCATCAGCCCCACGTGAGTGGGGAAGGATTTTTACTGCCGCCTGAACGCCCCACCCCTCCAGCTCCACCTGACGGCCCCATCCCAGAAGCCCCTCTGTCCAGTCCTCCATGGATCCTGCCAAGGGGGTGCAGACCTGCTCTGCTTGTAAAGTTACCCCAACAAAATGTGCTCCAGGCAGGAGAGCCAACCTCTAGACTCAGGTGTGGTGTCTCACAGTGGGACAGTACAACCTGCGCCTACAGGCATTGAGATGAACCTGAGTGTGTCCTGAAGAGACAGCAGCCTGACCAGctccctgctgtccctgcagCACAGGGGTGGGCTCGGCACCCAGGGTTGAGGCAGGTGCAGCCCTCCCGAGCCAGCTCCTCTCCGGGCCTGGCCCCACAACCTCCCCTAAAGTCAAATACCCAGAACGCCTGGGCCCAAGTTTCTAGGAATCGGCCTCTGGGCGCCgggctgctcccctcccccttcctgttTTGAAGCAGTCACAGGCGCCCCAGGCAGCGTGCTGGGTACTGCGGTCAGGAGGCTTTCCTGTGATCCCCTCTTCCTCTGCCGCCCCTCCAGGCCACAGCCACTTTGTTTGTGCAAAAAATGCCGCTTCCCACTAGCCGGGCGCCCCTACCTTCATGCGCTCGTCTGCGTTCACTTTGCTGCCCTGGATCAGCTCGATGCAGAACGGCTGCTCCAGGGACCACAGGGACACCGAGgagggctggggggcgggggcagggctgTTACAGGCCAAGGACAAGGCCCCTG
Above is a window of Lemur catta isolate mLemCat1 chromosome 3, mLemCat1.pri, whole genome shotgun sequence DNA encoding:
- the PIK3CD gene encoding phosphatidylinositol 4,5-bisphosphate 3-kinase catalytic subunit delta isoform, whose translation is MPPGVDCPMEFWTKEENQSVVVDFLLPTGVYLNFPVSCNANLSTIKQLLWHRAQYEPLFHMLSGPEAYVFTCVNQTAEQQELEDEQRRLCDVQPFLPVLRLVAREGDRVKKLINSQISLLIGKGLHEFDSLRDPEVNDFRTKMRQFCEEAAARRQQLGWEAWLQYSFPLQLEPSARSWGAGTLRLPNRAFLVNVKFEGSEESFTFQVSTKDAPLALMACALRKKATVFRQPLVEQPEDYALQVNGRHEYLYGSHLLCQFQYICSCLHSGLTPHLTMVHSSSILAMRDEQSNPAPQGQKPRTKPPPIPVKKPSSVSLWSLEQPFCIELIQGSKVNADERMKLVVQAGLFHGNEMLCKTVSSSEVSVCSEPVWKQRLEFDINICDLPRMARLCFALYAVIEKAKKARSTKKKSKKADCPIAWANLMLFDYKDQLKTGERCLYMWPSVPDEKGELLNPTGTVRGNPNTESAAALVICLPEVAPHPVYYPALEKILELGRHSECGRVTEEEQLQLREILERRGSGELYEHEKDLVWKLRHEVQEHFPEALARLLLVTKWNKHEDVAQMLYLLCSWPELPVLSALELLDFSFPDCHVGSFAIKSLRKLTDDELFQYLLQLVQVLKYESYLDCELTRFLLDRALANRRIGHFLFWHLRSEMHVPSVALRFGLILEAYCRGSTHHMKVLMKQGEALSKLKALNDFVKASSQKTTKPQTKEMMHVCMRQEAYLEALSHLQSPLDPSTLLAEVCVEQCTFMDSKMKPLWIMYSNEQAGGNGCVGIIFKNGDDLRQDMLTLQMIQLMDVLWKQEGLDLRMTPYGCLPTGDRTGLIEVVLRSDTIANIQLNKSNMAATAAFNKDALLNWLKSKNPGEALDRAIEEFTLSCAGYCVATYVLGIGDRHSDNIMIRESGQLFHIDFGHFLGNFKTKFGINRERVPFILTYDFVHVIQQGKTNNSEKFERFRGYCERAYTILRRHGLLFLHLFALMRAAGLPELSCSKDIQYLKDSLALGKTEEEALKHFRVKFNEALRESWKTKVNWLAHNVSKDNRQ